In Neofelis nebulosa isolate mNeoNeb1 chromosome 7, mNeoNeb1.pri, whole genome shotgun sequence, the following proteins share a genomic window:
- the CHMP4A gene encoding charged multivesicular body protein 4a isoform X2 yields MRPHPPGSEAEVARSRGEEAGEARVVEMSGLGRLFGRGKKEKGPTPEEAIQKLKETEKILIKKQEFLEQKIQQELQMAKKHGTKNKRAALQALRRKKRFEQQLAQTDGTLSTLEFQREAIENATTNAEVLRTMELAAQGMKKAYQDMDIDKVDELMADITEQQEVAQQISDAISRPVGFDVDEDELLEELEKLEQEELARELLHVGDKEEEPPIKLPSVPSTHLPEEPAPKADEDEEALKQLAEWVS; encoded by the exons ATGAGACCGCACCCTCCCGGGAGCGAGGCGGAAGTTGCAAGAAGCCGcggagaggaggcaggagaggcaagGGTGGTGGAGATGAGTGGTCTCGGCAGACTCTTCGGGAGGG ggaagaaggagaaggggccAACCCCTGAAGAGGCAATACAGAaactgaaggagacagagaagataTTGATCAAGAAACAAGAGTTTCTGGAGCAGAAGATTCAACAGGAgctacaaatggccaagaagcatgGGACCAAGAATAAGAGAG CTGCCCTACAGGCTTTGCGGAGGAAGAAAAGATTCGAACAGCAGCTGGCACAAACCGATGGGACATTATCTACCCTGGAGTTTCAGCGTGAGGCCATTGAGAATGCCACCACCAATGCAGAAGTGCTTCGGACCATGGAGCTTGCTGCCCAAGGCATGAAGAAGGCCTACCAGGACAT GGACATTGACAAGGTGGATGAACTGATGGCCGACATTACAGAACAACAGGAGGTGGCCCAGCAGATCTCAGATGCCATTTCTCGGCCTGTGGGCTTTGACGTGGATGAG GATGAACTGTTGGAGGAGCTAGAGAAGCTGGAGCAGGAGGAATTGGCCCGGGAGTTGTTACATGTAGGCGACAAGGAGGAAGAACCCCCCATCAAACTGCCCAGTGTACCTTCCACACATCTACCTGAAGAGCCAG CTCCCAAAGCGGATGAAGATGAAGAAGCACTAAAGCAGTTGGCTGAGTGGGTGTCCTGA
- the MDP1 gene encoding magnesium-dependent phosphatase 1, with protein sequence MTRLPKLAVFDLDYTLWPFWVDTHVDPPFHKGSNGAVRDRRGQTVRLYPEVRDVLERLQGLEVPVAAASRTGEIEGANQLLELFDLDRYFVHREIYPGSKVTHFERLQQKTGVVFSQMIFFDDEKRNILDVSKLGVTCIHVQNGMNLQTLSQGLETFAKAQAGP encoded by the exons ATGACGCGGCTCCCAAAGCTGGCGGTTTTCGATCTGG ATTACACGCTCTGGCCGTTCTGGGTGGATACGCACGTAGACCCCCCGTTCCACAAGGGCAG CAACGGGGCCGTCCGGGATAGGCGGGGCCAGACCGTCCGACTGTATCCAGAAGTGCGTGACGTCCTGGAAAGGTTGCAGGGCCTTGAGGTACCCGTCGCGGCCGCTTCACG AACAGGGGAGATTGAAGGGGCCAACCAGCTACTGGAGCTCTTTGACCTTGACAGATACTTTGTTCATCGGGAAATCTACCCAGGCAGCAAGGTCACCCACTTTGAGAG GTTGCAGCAGAAGACTGGAGTTGTCTTCTCCCAAATGATCTTCTTTGATGACGAGAAGCGGAATATCCTAGACGTCAGCAAACTGG gagTTACCTGCATTCATGTCCAGAATGGAATGAATCTTCAAACCCTAAGTCAGGGACTGGAGACATTTGCAAAGGCCCAAGCTGGGCCCTGA
- the CHMP4A gene encoding charged multivesicular body protein 4a isoform X3 gives MLAKGGIRGKKEKGPTPEEAIQKLKETEKILIKKQEFLEQKIQQELQMAKKHGTKNKRAALQALRRKKRFEQQLAQTDGTLSTLEFQREAIENATTNAEVLRTMELAAQGMKKAYQDMDIDKVDELMADITEQQEVAQQISDAISRPVGFDVDEDELLEELEKLEQEELARELLHVGDKEEEPPIKLPSVPSTHLPEEPAPKADEDEEALKQLAEWVS, from the exons ATGCTGGCCAAGGGGGGAATCCGAG ggaagaaggagaaggggccAACCCCTGAAGAGGCAATACAGAaactgaaggagacagagaagataTTGATCAAGAAACAAGAGTTTCTGGAGCAGAAGATTCAACAGGAgctacaaatggccaagaagcatgGGACCAAGAATAAGAGAG CTGCCCTACAGGCTTTGCGGAGGAAGAAAAGATTCGAACAGCAGCTGGCACAAACCGATGGGACATTATCTACCCTGGAGTTTCAGCGTGAGGCCATTGAGAATGCCACCACCAATGCAGAAGTGCTTCGGACCATGGAGCTTGCTGCCCAAGGCATGAAGAAGGCCTACCAGGACAT GGACATTGACAAGGTGGATGAACTGATGGCCGACATTACAGAACAACAGGAGGTGGCCCAGCAGATCTCAGATGCCATTTCTCGGCCTGTGGGCTTTGACGTGGATGAG GATGAACTGTTGGAGGAGCTAGAGAAGCTGGAGCAGGAGGAATTGGCCCGGGAGTTGTTACATGTAGGCGACAAGGAGGAAGAACCCCCCATCAAACTGCCCAGTGTACCTTCCACACATCTACCTGAAGAGCCAG CTCCCAAAGCGGATGAAGATGAAGAAGCACTAAAGCAGTTGGCTGAGTGGGTGTCCTGA
- the NEDD8 gene encoding NEDD8 — translation MLIKVKTLTGKEIEIDIEPTDKVERIKERVEEKEGIPPQQQRLIYSGKQMNDEKTAADYKILGGSVLHLVLALRGGGGLRQ, via the exons ACGCTGACCGGAAAGGAGATTGAGATTGACATTGAACCCACAGACAAG GTGGAGCGAATCAAGGAGCgtgtggaggagaaagagggaattcCCCCACAGCAGCAGCGGCTCATCTACAGTGGAAAACAGAT GAATGATGAGAAGACAGCAGCTGATTACAAGATCCTAGGTGGTTCAGTCCTCCACCTGGTGTTGGCTCTGAGAGGAGGAGGTGGCCTTAGGCAGTGA
- the CHMP4A gene encoding charged multivesicular body protein 4a isoform X1 gives MFVCDRNLLAGFCFSSFVAGIGFSEVPRPERVELDFIRLCQRNLWHTRLWPPCAHTIRAPIPELCQGPGELFHWPQEVGWKKEKGPTPEEAIQKLKETEKILIKKQEFLEQKIQQELQMAKKHGTKNKRAALQALRRKKRFEQQLAQTDGTLSTLEFQREAIENATTNAEVLRTMELAAQGMKKAYQDMDIDKVDELMADITEQQEVAQQISDAISRPVGFDVDEDELLEELEKLEQEELARELLHVGDKEEEPPIKLPSVPSTHLPEEPAPKADEDEEALKQLAEWVS, from the exons ATGTTTGTGTGTGACAGAAATCTTctggctggtttttgtttttctagctttGTAGCCGGCATTGGCTTTTCGGAGGTGCCAAGACCAGAGCGAGTGGAATTAGACTTCATCCGGCTCTGCCAAAGAAACTTGTGGCACACCCGACTGTGGCCCCCTTGTGCTCACACCATCCGCGCCCCAATTCCTGAACTCTGTCAAGGGCCGGGAGAACTCTTCCACTGGCCCCAAGAAGTGGGAT ggaagaaggagaaggggccAACCCCTGAAGAGGCAATACAGAaactgaaggagacagagaagataTTGATCAAGAAACAAGAGTTTCTGGAGCAGAAGATTCAACAGGAgctacaaatggccaagaagcatgGGACCAAGAATAAGAGAG CTGCCCTACAGGCTTTGCGGAGGAAGAAAAGATTCGAACAGCAGCTGGCACAAACCGATGGGACATTATCTACCCTGGAGTTTCAGCGTGAGGCCATTGAGAATGCCACCACCAATGCAGAAGTGCTTCGGACCATGGAGCTTGCTGCCCAAGGCATGAAGAAGGCCTACCAGGACAT GGACATTGACAAGGTGGATGAACTGATGGCCGACATTACAGAACAACAGGAGGTGGCCCAGCAGATCTCAGATGCCATTTCTCGGCCTGTGGGCTTTGACGTGGATGAG GATGAACTGTTGGAGGAGCTAGAGAAGCTGGAGCAGGAGGAATTGGCCCGGGAGTTGTTACATGTAGGCGACAAGGAGGAAGAACCCCCCATCAAACTGCCCAGTGTACCTTCCACACATCTACCTGAAGAGCCAG CTCCCAAAGCGGATGAAGATGAAGAAGCACTAAAGCAGTTGGCTGAGTGGGTGTCCTGA